tatacctaGAAGATCATCAAGTCAAATAAGTTGAAAAATCTCAGAATCACTGTCATTTGGTTTGACATAATCAaattatgatatttattattgtaaaaaatttaataagaaaaGGTCAAAACTAATGTAAAGGAAAGAATTAATGTCTATAATTATCTATAACGGCGAATGTAAAATCTGTTGATGAATCATAACCGCCTAAATCTCTTGTTCTAACTTTACCATCTTTGATAGTTTTTTCTACAGCTTTTCTTAAAGCATTTGAATATGAATCTAGATGAACATGATGTAAAAGATTAGAACAGGCTAAGATCATTGCTGTTGGATTAGCTATATCTCTTCCTAAAGCTTGTTGAAATGAATGTTTACTTCCTGGTTCAAACATAACAAAATCAGATCCAATAGATTTTGAAGGAACGACACCAGCACCACCAACAAGTCCTGCAGctaaattatcaataatatttccATACAAATTTGGCATAACCATAACATCAAATTGTTCAGGATTAGAAACTAATTGCATACAAGTATTATCAACTATCATTGATTCAAATTCAAGTTTAGGATACAATTTAGCAACATCttgacaaatttttaaaaataatccaTCACCTAATTTCATAATATTTGCCTTATGAACACAGGTaactttttttctattatactTCATAGCGTAATCAAAAGCAAATTTAGCAATCCTTTCAATCTTTGGTCTtgtagatatttttaaacattcaaTAACACCAGGAACACTTTCATGCTCAATGGCTGAATATTCTCCTTCTGTTTGTTCACggataatgataaaatctAATTCTTTTCCATGTCTTGTTTTGATTCCTTCCATTGTTTTGATATGGACAACATTAGCAAACAAATCAAGTTTTCTTCtcattttcatatttaaacCTTTAAGTTCATTATCACGATTAAAAACACTTTCTTGAATTACTCCTTTTAGgcaaacattattatttctacGAAGAGCCTCCAATACCTCTGATATTCTTGTTGATCTTTTATAATGAATACCAGAGACAAAAACTTCCTCAAAAGCTATTGGTATTCCTGTGTGTTTAACGACTTCTTGAACAGATTGTGTTAATTCTGGGCCTACTCCATCTCCAGGAATAAGACAtacatttactttttttgcTATCTCTTCAACTGGagtcttaaaaaaattttataagagttttattttgaaaagattcataaataatttaatatagaaCTTACAGCTGTAGTACAAAGACTTCTTTTTCCGAAACTTGATAATACTCTACCCAATGAAGTCATTTGACTTtgtttactaaaaaaaaataatcaatgtttttttttataaatgattagAAAAGGAAATAATCAATATCAATGACTACAATGATAACTGACAATCtatattacatatttttatattaataagaCTGTTATATGTAGGTAAAGTAGTCTATACTctatttgttatataaaaataaattaacgttattaatgaaaaaaattatttacttcATAATAGTATGACTAAATGTACAGGAGCAGAAAACAAGTGAACAAATCAATTTCAAGgatgtttatattataatagtatatatttataatattatataagaaTAGAAAATGTGTAAGGGGAAATTTTTAGGTGGATAAATTTTCTAACgtttatattattcttttttttagtataaattatatatttaatttttgatcattaaggataaaaattattcttacattattattttacaaaacatACTTATTCACTAACTTCTCtactatattaaaattaatcttcATTCTTCTTAtcttataaaatgattagaTAGtgttcatttatatattcttaagAAGTAAAAATTGCGTTATTTACTAAAGAGTTTTTATTTACCTAACAATGTTTAAATtgaaactaatttttttactttttagattttaattaaaaaaaaggaaaaaaaattagaaaatgatACGATTTCTTATTCATTTAGGACTTGCATCTTGGTATGGATATATACTATATTTTGACTATAGTTTAACAAAAGATTACACACCAATTAAAGGAAATTATTGGAGTAAATTTATTTGGTTAACACATATAGATTTATGTATGCAATTTCTTTATCATAGTTTTGCTACACTCATGACAACATTTCCATCATTAAGAAATAATTGTAGAAAAtcttttgattttatttctaCAGCATTAGTATTTCCTGTTGCAGCagtaagtttttaaaaaaaaatatttttattaaacaataatattttttttaagactGTTGTATTTTTGTTTTGGACTCTTTATTATGTGGATCCTGGTGCATTAGCTGATCCACAAGCACAAAAAATACTTAGTATAGCATTCTTCAATCATTCTATACATACTTTACCATTACTAGCAATGATAATTGATTTTATGTTATGGAAACATGAACGCCCACCAAAatcaaaaacatttaaaatattatttatcttttcttcattatatcttattgaaatattttatgtcaATAGTGTTACTGGAACCTGGCCTTATCCAATTTTGGGTCAACTTTCACCACCATTACgtatactttttattgttGTATGCATGGGAGTTCTTTACTTAGCATTTCTTATTGGAGatacatttaattatatgaTTGGTGCTAAGAgtgaaaaacaaattttaagaattacacgtaaatcaaaattatcataaatatttacatgcactcttttatttttttttatttagatcCCCCTAATACTCCTAATTATGGAACATTAAAAGAGGAATCCAAAGATGAATACCGTGTTATTTATGCATGAAggtttctttttatattaactaatttttaaatttaaaaaattatttaacattcatatattatatcttttatataatataggTAATGTTTggaatgataaaaaaattttttttcaatttaataatttttattttctaacaATCTAATTTTTAAGGAAAAtgtagtattttttttatttttttaatttacaaattaatattcttaaTGACAGCTTCAGTAAATTCTAATGTTGTGGCATTACCTCCAAGGTCCTTTGTAACATTACCACTTCTAATAGTTTTTTCAACACCATCCTTTAAAGCATTGccataaacttttaaatgaaGATGATTTAGGAGTTTGGAAGTTGCAAGAAGCATTGCTGTTGGATTGGCAACATTTTTACCAACACCTTTAGCATATGTATGCCTACTTCCTGGTTCAAAAACAACAAATTCAGAACCAATAGAATATGATGGAACGACACCAGCACCACCAACAAGTCCAGCAGCcaaattatcaataatatttccATACAAATTTGGCATAACCATAACATCAAATTGTTCTGGCTTTGATACTAATTGCATGCATGTATTGTCAACAATCATTCCTTCAAATTCTATTCCTGGATATTTTCTAGACACTTCttgacaaatttttaaaaataatccaTCACCTAATTTCATGATATTTGCCTTGTGAACACAAGTAACCTTTTTTCTATTATGCTTAACAGCAAAATCAAATGCAAATTTAGCAATTCTTTCAATCTTTGGTCTt
This Strongyloides ratti genome assembly S_ratti_ED321, chromosome : 2 DNA region includes the following protein-coding sequences:
- a CDS encoding Isocitrate dehydrogenase [NAD] subunit gamma, mitochondrial, with protein sequence MTSLGRVLSSFGKRSLCTTATPVEEIAKKVNVCLIPGDGVGPELTQSVQEVVKHTGIPIAFEEVFVSGIHYKRSTRISEVLEALRRNNNVCLKGVIQESVFNRDNELKGLNMKMRRKLDLFANVVHIKTMEGIKTRHGKELDFIIIREQTEGEYSAIEHESVPGVIECLKISTRPKIERIAKFAFDYAMKYNRKKVTCVHKANIMKLGDGLFLKICQDVAKLYPKLEFESMIVDNTCMQLVSNPEQFDVMVMPNLYGNIIDNLAAGLVGGAGVVPSKSIGSDFVMFEPGSKHSFQQALGRDIANPTAMILACSNLLHHVHLDSYSNALRKAVEKTIKDGKVRTRDLGGYDSSTDFTFAVIDNYRH
- a CDS encoding FAR-17a/AIG1-like protein family-containing protein — its product is MIRFLIHLGLASWYGYILYFDYSLTKDYTPIKGNYWSKFIWLTHIDLCMQFLYHSFATLMTTFPSLRNNCRKSFDFISTALVFPVAATVVFLFWTLYYVDPGALADPQAQKILSIAFFNHSIHTLPLLAMIIDFMLWKHERPPKSKTFKILFIFSSLYLIEIFYVNSVTGTWPYPILGQLSPPLRILFIVVCMGVLYLAFLIGDTFNYMIGAKSEKQILRITHPPNTPNYGTLKEESKDEYRVIYA